In Candidatus Roseilinea sp., one DNA window encodes the following:
- the yteP gene encoding putative multiple-sugar transport system permease YteP, producing MQGLQRYKYLYLMFIPVLVYYIVFCYAPMINPQTGGILMAFKQHHLTKPFSEWEWVGLKYFEMMWRKPDFWIAFRNTITISFARLIFEFPVPILLAFILNEVASTKFRRFCQTVFTFPNFLSWVLVIGLLRDLLQVEGLVNGIITSLGGRPYQFLANSSVFSNYALLILTSLFKNVGWASIIYLAAIASIDPTLYEAAKVDGANRWQCIRYVTWPGIKSTTVVLLILQCGNILNGNFDQIFNLVNGVNRDVIEILDVYIYRYAFQQSINQSFAAASGLFKAVISFSLLIAANQIARALGEERLF from the coding sequence ATGCAAGGTCTTCAAAGATACAAGTATCTGTACTTGATGTTTATCCCGGTGCTGGTTTATTACATAGTTTTCTGTTATGCCCCGATGATCAACCCGCAGACGGGTGGAATCTTGATGGCCTTCAAGCAACACCATCTAACGAAACCCTTCAGCGAATGGGAGTGGGTCGGGTTGAAATACTTCGAGATGATGTGGCGCAAACCGGATTTCTGGATCGCTTTCAGAAATACAATCACGATCAGCTTTGCAAGACTCATTTTTGAATTTCCGGTGCCCATACTTCTGGCCTTCATATTGAACGAGGTTGCTAGCACCAAGTTCAGGCGATTCTGCCAGACAGTCTTCACCTTTCCAAACTTTTTGTCCTGGGTGCTGGTCATCGGCCTCTTGAGAGACCTGTTACAAGTTGAAGGGTTGGTGAACGGAATTATCACAAGTCTGGGCGGCAGACCCTACCAATTCCTAGCAAACTCATCGGTTTTTAGTAACTACGCGTTGTTAATTCTCACCAGCCTATTTAAAAACGTCGGCTGGGCATCTATCATTTACTTGGCGGCGATTGCATCCATAGATCCCACGCTATATGAAGCCGCGAAGGTAGATGGCGCAAACCGGTGGCAGTGTATCCGCTATGTCACCTGGCCCGGCATCAAATCAACGACCGTCGTCCTTTTGATCCTCCAGTGTGGAAACATCCTAAACGGCAACTTCGATCAGATCTTCAATCTTGTCAATGGTGTGAATCGAGATGTCATTGAGATATTAGACGTTTACATCTACCGATACGCCTTCCAACAGTCAATCAATCAGAGTTTTGCGGCTGCCTCGGGTCTATTCAAGGCTGTGATTAGCTTCTCGCTATTGATCGCAGCCAATCAGATTGCGAGAGCACTCGGAGAAGAAAGACTCTTTTAG